Genomic DNA from Hordeum vulgare subsp. vulgare chromosome 2H, MorexV3_pseudomolecules_assembly, whole genome shotgun sequence:
ccttcttcgtttgtgttccacgaaCAGACAAAGGCGTAAGAGAAcctcaccttcatcaataaagatttccttttatattcgcaatattcaaaTTGTAATCCTAgtttttgcttgttcttcgtttgcgtgcggaAAACAGACCCACGTGATCAGGTTGATCGTGTTCCGGCATGGTTAATAATCTCTCGAAATTGGTTtaacgattgctaaggcgcaacgtccacaaacgttcgtagtcggatcgtcaaagtctacttcaTCAAAACGATAATTACCATTACGTCGAAAGATCAGGACCCTCGCCTCTATCAACAACCTTTCGAGGACAGTCTCCGCGTGACGTCCGCGGGTGAAAATTCTAGACGCGCCGTGACAAATACATACGCGCCCGTAAAATTGAACCGAGCTCGTCGGAAAACAAAACAAGGCAACAAGACGCGATCGGCTCAAGTAACTACTGTAATTTGCAAAGTCTATATGTGGTCACTCGTCGAGGCTGGCTTGTCCCGTAAGGAAATGAAGACGTTTTCAGCGCAAGACTCCGAATTGATATGGCGTGCCGATGACCGCCATTCGCCCTAGTGGGAAATTCCTTTGCCTTTTTTTCTTTGGAGTGAAAAAAAATTCCTTTACCTTTTTGGAAAGAAGATTGCGCACATAAGACACGAAAAGCCGAACTTTCTTATCAGTCTAGAAGCGAAAGGGACCTTTGGGTTCGGATCAGCGAGCACTAGCGAGGACTGATGAAGATAAATCCACCACGCACATTAATTAGGACACATCCGGCTTTACCAAACACCGGACACATATACACGGTCAACAACCCGACGATCGAGAAACCTTTCATCTGCGCATTTCCAAGAAACAAACAAGCCGGTAGCTGGCCTGGCTGGCTGGCTTCTTGCACTCCCGCAGCAAAGAGCAAAGCTTCCCACGAGAATAGCTCAAAGCCGTCTGCATGACCGTGGCCCCGAACACACACGGACACGGCTGCGCGCAACAACAAAATCTGACTCActcgacacacacacacacgccacACGCACAAACCTCGCTCCCCCTCACTATCTGACCCCGGCCCGCTTTTCCCAACCCCTTCCACAGTTCCGCGCAGAGAACATCGTACACGAGGGAGCGGAGTGATCAGGGGGAGTGCAGCTGGTTCTTGAGACTCGACCGACCTCTCgatcggccatggcggcggcggcaccGCGTACATCGCTCCTGCCCTCCTCCattgcgctcctcctcctcgccctcgccctctccGCGCTGGTGCCTTCATCAGGTACGGGCTCTTGATCTTTCCTCTCCCCGTTTCTTTTCTCtctgtttttctttctttctcggaGCTGTTCGTCGATTCATGCGCGGCTGCTCGGGCAAGATCGTTTGGGGCGAGACGTTGCCTGATTCCTGGGGATCCACGGACGGAGATTTGGGTAGCTGGTGCCTTGTAGCGGTGCGCAAGGGAGAGAGAGGATTTGGTTCGCCCTGCTAATTTTGGTAACGGGCGATGATTTCTCCTTCCGCCATAATGTGATCGTCATGATCAAGACGCGATTTTCGTTTAGGAATGTATTTTGGGAGGACTTTGTTTTGGGAGCGAGAAATCACGTGATATCGCCGATCTTTACTATTTTTTGCGAACATTGAATGATCTGTGTTCACGTCAATTACAGTGTTCTTTCACCTACGCCTGGCTGAAACCGGAAGGGTGTCCTGTTCCCCATCCGACAATTCACTATCTCCCTAAAAAAGTTTGAAATTACAACACTTCTAGGCCTCACGCACTATTAGGTATTAGCTCTTCGTGCTAGTGTAATTTTTTTAATTCAAATTGGTTTCGTTTaatttagttttatcgcttttgtAGTTCATGTTaccatgtactccctctgtcccaaaataagtgtcgcaaatttATAACTAAATTAGTATAAATTTTATACTAAGTCAGCGACACTtactttgggacggagggagtactaggttTCGTCTATATTATGACCAAATGCACTTAACAGGGAGACTGAGTGGGTGCACACTGTTCTGTTTCAATTCAGCGAAAAATCCGCCGTACGGTTGGCATCACGCTAAAATTGTGACCTCCACTTGGTATGTAAACGACAGTTAGTGGGAGTAAGATGGGTATAGTTTAATCACTAATTTGATAACTTGACAAGTCACAGCTCGAGTTAGTGTTTATTCAGTTTAATTTATCATGGCACTTCTTTCTTTTAAAACTCAGTCCAATTTATGGTACCATGTGATTATTAGTATTTTTCTTTCTAGAAACAATGAGCACCATAATCTTGGATTCATACATGTCTGCTACCATGACCTTCATTTTTGTGGAACCATGCTCCAAGCAAATTACCTTGGCATTTTTGCAGACGCGTACGATTCACTTGATCCGACTGGGAACATTACAATCAAGTGGGACGTGAGGCAGTGGACGGATGATGGCTACGTGGTAAGTAAGCCAGCTGTCTGTTTGAAGCTAAGGCAAATTCAGTGCATGCCCCTGTCGCTACACAAGTCCACGTCTGCTTTCTCCATTGTTACATGAGATGAGCAATTCCATGAAAAGAATCCACCATAGGAAAGGAATTATGGAGCTTCCCTTGGTAGACTTTGGTTTGACTGACCtggtaaataaaatagaaagtgcACTGATTTATTGCAATACTGTACGGAGCTGCAGGTCAAGGAGATCGATGCTGAAAGAAAAATGACACTGAACATTTGGCTTCCCTGATAGTTTTTTATCCCAACATATAATATGGTATATTTGGCTGATCTTAACAAACAAAAGTCATATAACACGATGATTTACTGATAGTCCTCTTTCAGATGCATTCACTCAACTTATAAGCTGACAACCTCCACAATCCATATAAAATCTTCTATCCTCTCGGCTAATCTTCCAAACTGATGACAAACTGTAAAACTCCTTTTACCTCCAGGCTACTGTTTCACTGTACAACCACCAGCAGTATCGCCACATCCAAGCGCCGGGATGGAAGCTCGGGTGGGTGTGGGCGGAGAAGGAAATGATCTGGAAAATGACCGGCGCCCAAACCACTGAGCAAGGCGATTGCTCCAGGTTCAAAGCGGAGGCGCACTGCTGCCGGACGGACCCGGAGGTGGTGGACTTGCTTCCGGGGGCACCCTACAACAAGCAGACCTCAAACTGCTGCAAAGGAGGAGTCCTCAGCTCATGGGGGCAGGACCCGGCCAACGCCATTGCCACATTTGAAGTCAGGGTTGGTCAGGCAGGGACCTCGAGAAGCTCCATCAAGGCGCCCACGAATTTCACCCTCATGGCCCCCGGGCCAGGGTACACCTGCGGGCCTGCAAAGAAAGTAGAGCGTACCAAATTCATTGACGGGGATGCGAGGAGGACGATTCAGGCCCTCGGTAAGGATTTCATTTTCAACATCTACCACCATTTGCATTTGATGCATGGTAGTAGTATATTTGAACTGTTGGACATAGTTTTCATGATCTTCCTGCTATAGCAAGAACATTTAACATTTTGGTGATGGCTTGTGCTTTTTTTGTTCAGAGACATGGAATGTGACGTGCACATACTCGCAGTTCGTCGCGGGAAGAACACCGACGTGCTGCGTTGAGCTCTCGTCGTTTTACAACAGCACCATAGTCGAGTGCAATACGTGCTCATGTGGCTGCCAAGATAACAGCACCAGCCCAGTGAGCTGTGTCAAGTAAGTTATGTTACATTTGAAACAAGAACAGGAGTCACAACATTTTTGCTCAGTTATATATGTGACGGTTGGGTGTCCTCTTTGGCAGGGCCAACTCACCCTATCTGGCTTCTGTCGTAAACGGGGATAGCACCAACATCCCGGCACCTCTCGTGCAATGCACTTCTCATATGTGCCCAATAAGAGTGCACTGGCACGTCAAGGCTAACTACAAGGAATACTGGAGGGTGAAGATCACGGCGACAAACCTCAACTACCGGATGAACTACTCGCAGTGGAACCTCGTCGCGCAGCACCCGAACTTCGCCAACCTGACCactatcttcagcttcaagtacaaaGATCTGAACCCTTATGGAATAATAAGTGAGGGCTTCGCTTCAATCATCTTCCACCTGAAAACTTCCATACTAGGCAATGTATATTTGTTTGTGTTGCAGCTACTGACAAGTTATTACTCTGTTGGGGCAGACGACACCGGGATGATGTGGGGCATCAAGTACTACAATGACCTGCTCATGACTGCCGATCGAAATGGAAATGTTCAGTCTGAGCTTCTGTTCCGGAAGGACCCGGAGACCTTCACCTTCCAGAAAGGCTGGGCGTTTCCGAGGCGTGTGTACTTCAACGGCGAGAACTGCGTGATGCCGCCTCCAGATGTGTACCCATGGCtgccgaacgcttctcatcaactGTCGGCGTCACTTACCATTCCATTCATAACCGTTTGGACAGCATTGGCATTCTTGCTGGTTCATGTGTAGTGAATGTCGGTCCAAGGAGGAATGAATACATTATATGGA
This window encodes:
- the LOC123425406 gene encoding COBRA-like protein 1, producing the protein MAAAAPRTSLLPSSIALLLLALALSALVPSSDAYDSLDPTGNITIKWDVRQWTDDGYVATVSLYNHQQYRHIQAPGWKLGWVWAEKEMIWKMTGAQTTEQGDCSRFKAEAHCCRTDPEVVDLLPGAPYNKQTSNCCKGGVLSSWGQDPANAIATFEVRVGQAGTSRSSIKAPTNFTLMAPGPGYTCGPAKKVERTKFIDGDARRTIQALETWNVTCTYSQFVAGRTPTCCVELSSFYNSTIVECNTCSCGCQDNSTSPVSCVKANSPYLASVVNGDSTNIPAPLVQCTSHMCPIRVHWHVKANYKEYWRVKITATNLNYRMNYSQWNLVAQHPNFANLTTIFSFKYKDLNPYGIINDTGMMWGIKYYNDLLMTADRNGNVQSELLFRKDPETFTFQKGWAFPRRVYFNGENCVMPPPDVYPWLPNASHQLSASLTIPFITVWTALAFLLVHV